One region of Ascaphus truei isolate aAscTru1 chromosome 13, aAscTru1.hap1, whole genome shotgun sequence genomic DNA includes:
- the YPEL1 gene encoding protein yippee-like 1: MVKMTKSKTFQAYLPNCHRTYSCIHCRAHLANHDELISKSFQGSQGRAYLFNSVVNVGCGPAEERVLLTGLHAVADIYCENCKTTLGWKYEHAFESSQKYKEGKFIIELAHMIKDNGWE, translated from the exons ATGGTGAAGATGACAAAATCAAAAACTTTCCAGGCGTATCTGCCAAACTGTCATAGAACCTACAGCTGTATCCACTGCAGGGCACATCTAGCCAACCATGATGAGTTGATATCCAAG TCGTTTCAGGGAAGCCAAGGAAGAGCCTACCTCTTTAATTCTGT GGTGAATGTGGGCTGCGGCCCAGCAGAGGAGAGAGTTCTTCTAACAGGGCTGCACGCAGTGGCTGATATCTACTGTGAGAACTGCAAAACCACACTGGGCTGGAAATAT GAACACGCCTTTGAGAGCAGTCAGAAATACAAGGAAGGAAAGTTTATCATTGAACTGGCTCACATGATCAAAGACAATGGTTGGGAGTGA